A part of Larkinella insperata genomic DNA contains:
- a CDS encoding gliding motility lipoprotein GldH yields the protein MKKLQVGMLAGLWWLLVSCDEKAVYKGIDDIKDGRWYIKNTPEFTFEIDDTTATYSVYYNVRNSLSYPYYNLYIRRYLLDSSGNVLESKQDELTLLDPKTGKPLGDGLGDLFDHRISMMKKYRFDKSGKYTIRLRQYMRQNPLPEIYGVGVTVEKDL from the coding sequence ATGAAGAAATTACAGGTAGGGATGCTGGCCGGGTTATGGTGGCTGCTCGTAAGCTGCGATGAGAAGGCCGTTTACAAAGGAATTGACGACATCAAAGATGGAAGGTGGTACATCAAAAACACACCGGAATTTACGTTTGAAATTGACGATACCACCGCCACGTATTCGGTGTACTACAACGTCCGCAACAGCCTTTCGTATCCTTATTACAACCTGTACATCCGTCGTTATCTGCTTGATAGCAGCGGGAATGTGCTGGAATCCAAGCAGGACGAACTGACGTTGCTTGATCCCAAAACGGGGAAGCCGCTCGGCGACGGCCTGGGCGACCTGTTTGATCACCGGATCAGCATGATGAAAAAATACCGTTTCGACAAAAGCGGAAAATACACCATCCGACTACGTCAATACATGCGCCAGAATCCCCTGCCGGAGATCTACGGCGTGGGT
- a CDS encoding BlaI/MecI/CopY family transcriptional regulator, which produces MEKLTAKEEEIMQVLWKVEQSFVKDMLPYFTDPPLHYNTVSTIIRNLEEKGYVGHQAYGNTHQYYPIISKEDYQNRFVLKKVVSDYFDDSYKNLVSYFAKKDKISVDELKEIITMIEKGQ; this is translated from the coding sequence ATGGAAAAACTAACCGCTAAAGAAGAAGAGATTATGCAGGTTTTGTGGAAAGTCGAGCAGTCTTTCGTTAAAGACATGCTGCCGTATTTCACCGATCCCCCGCTGCACTACAATACCGTTTCGACGATAATCCGCAACCTGGAAGAAAAAGGCTACGTGGGTCACCAGGCTTACGGAAATACGCACCAATACTATCCGATTATCAGTAAAGAAGACTACCAAAACCGCTTTGTCCTTAAAAAAGTGGTATCCGATTATTTCGACGACTCCTACAAAAACCTGGTGAGCTATTTTGCCAAGAAGGACAAGATTTCGGTGGATGAGTTGAAAGAAATCATTACGATGATCGAGAAGGGGCAATAG